From Oscillospiraceae bacterium, the proteins below share one genomic window:
- a CDS encoding sialidase family protein — translation MFLKTKKSAFLNEREGFWLGPSTVTCTDGTLLLAADCMEKSDGVIYSVLWRSFDNGETWQKQGKFEHCEAYDGGMRRDGYGGMYADPETGTVFYFGNEVYWDNDELDSTWRYRKPYYRISDDCGHTWSDKQFMVQNGSDEDGAYDETHFMKGVTFGRNMATTVVSKVAALSDGSILLGMQRQIPEGAVNAGPTGMGFLEAGAMKGRWNPKTNRFDWTFGDWTGLPFEITTRGLYEPSLAELPNGDIYMLCRGSNYTRSDDIIGCKFYCVSKDGGMRWSESKPVLYDTGEIMFSSSCSTKLVSHSNGKLFFVGVINDKNPRGNLPRYPLCVAEIDQNTLTVKKDSVFVIDTKPDDMDDTDTLPVDFSNHWACEDESTGDLIVMAPFRPDLSRLDGYLNYYRISV, via the coding sequence ATGTTTTTAAAAACAAAAAAATCTGCATTCCTCAACGAACGGGAGGGCTTCTGGCTCGGGCCGTCGACCGTGACCTGCACCGACGGTACGCTGCTGCTTGCCGCCGACTGCATGGAAAAATCCGACGGCGTCATCTATTCGGTGCTCTGGCGTTCTTTTGACAACGGCGAGACCTGGCAAAAGCAAGGTAAATTCGAGCACTGCGAGGCCTATGACGGCGGCATGCGCCGCGACGGTTACGGCGGGATGTACGCCGACCCCGAAACAGGGACCGTTTTTTACTTCGGCAACGAGGTCTATTGGGACAACGATGAATTGGACAGCACCTGGAGATATCGTAAGCCCTATTACCGGATTTCGGATGACTGCGGGCATACCTGGTCGGATAAACAGTTCATGGTTCAAAACGGCTCGGACGAAGACGGCGCTTATGACGAAACACACTTTATGAAGGGCGTGACGTTCGGCCGGAATATGGCGACAACGGTGGTCTCCAAAGTCGCCGCGCTTTCCGACGGCAGCATTCTTTTGGGGATGCAGCGTCAAATCCCCGAAGGCGCGGTGAACGCAGGACCGACCGGCATGGGCTTTCTGGAGGCCGGAGCGATGAAGGGCCGTTGGAATCCGAAAACCAACCGCTTCGACTGGACTTTCGGCGACTGGACCGGCCTGCCTTTTGAAATCACGACGCGCGGACTTTATGAACCGTCGCTTGCCGAACTGCCGAACGGCGATATTTATATGCTCTGCCGGGGCAGCAACTACACCCGCTCTGACGACATCATCGGCTGCAAATTCTATTGCGTTTCAAAAGACGGCGGTATGCGCTGGAGCGAATCCAAACCGGTGCTTTATGATACCGGTGAGATCATGTTCTCCTCATCCTGCTCTACCAAACTGGTCTCACACAGCAATGGGAAACTTTTTTTCGTCGGTGTGATCAACGATAAAAACCCGCGCGGCAACCTGCCCCGTTATCCCTTATGCGTTGCCGAGATCGACCAAAATACACTCACAGTCAAAAAGGACTCGGTATTTGTCATCGACACCAAACCCGACGATATGGACGACACCGATACACTCCCCGTCGACTTTTCAAACCACTGGGCCTGCGAGGACGAATCGACCGGCGATTTGATCGTGATGGCGCCCTTCCGTCCCGACCTTTCCCGTCTTGACGGATATTTAAATTACTATCGAATCTCTGTCTGA
- a CDS encoding sialidase family protein, with protein sequence MDSRNIKTGFEMPSEGYSDQPYLLKMPDGAWLMCITTGKGDEGQKGQHVVSARSYDRGRTWVEIADVESNENPESSYAVLHLTSYGRVYCFYNYNKDNLRYVLADDPPFTGGKWARADSQGAFVFKYSDDFGKTWSQQYHEIPVRKFAVDYANHYGGDILLFWNVGKPFTLTQAVYVPLYKIGRNGVQAFTNTEGVLLRCENLETEKDPEKLTWETLPDGDIGIRTPRELSHVSEEHSYVVLSDGTIFTVFRTVSSYPYCAYSHDGGHTFTEPERMRYADGRFMNNPRAANFIWKCKNGKYLYWFHNNRYDGYTNRNPVWISGAIEYKAEDGMRLKFSQPEILLYDDDIHSLISYPDLIEDVPLEGKNESEYYVSETQKYFARLHEVNKSLIEGLWAQFEDGCPTDTGIPAEKSLPQIKPLSERTQFVSGFGTQNNEVSFALRFNFKVPEKDELLFSNMDENGRGLKAVYNSETTRIEFTLGDGHCISRFDSEKGILKPNTTHDAAIIIDGGPHVIEFVIDGQLCTAEERMFGFGRFNPFTQDVNGKPELEIGSSVKNLKFYDGLLRVSDIVRLQS encoded by the coding sequence ATGGATTCGCGCAACATCAAAACGGGTTTTGAAATGCCCAGCGAGGGCTACAGCGACCAGCCCTATTTGCTCAAAATGCCCGACGGCGCGTGGCTGATGTGCATCACGACCGGCAAGGGCGACGAGGGACAAAAAGGCCAGCACGTCGTCAGCGCCCGCAGCTATGACCGGGGCAGGACCTGGGTCGAGATTGCGGATGTCGAAAGCAACGAAAATCCCGAATCGTCCTATGCCGTTTTACATCTGACTTCCTACGGCCGGGTCTATTGTTTTTATAATTATAATAAAGACAACCTGCGCTATGTGCTTGCCGACGACCCGCCATTCACCGGCGGAAAATGGGCGCGCGCCGACTCGCAGGGGGCTTTCGTTTTCAAATACAGCGACGACTTCGGCAAAACCTGGTCACAGCAATATCACGAAATCCCCGTCCGCAAGTTTGCGGTGGATTACGCCAACCACTACGGCGGCGATATCCTGTTATTTTGGAATGTCGGCAAGCCGTTCACGCTCACACAAGCTGTCTATGTCCCCCTCTATAAAATCGGACGCAACGGGGTTCAGGCCTTCACGAACACCGAAGGCGTTCTGCTCCGCTGCGAAAATCTCGAGACCGAAAAAGACCCCGAAAAACTGACCTGGGAGACCCTGCCCGACGGCGATATCGGCATCCGAACCCCGCGTGAGCTCAGCCATGTCTCCGAGGAACACAGTTATGTCGTGCTCTCCGACGGTACGATTTTTACCGTGTTTCGCACCGTCTCGTCCTATCCCTACTGCGCCTATAGCCATGACGGAGGACACACCTTCACCGAACCCGAGCGCATGCGATATGCCGACGGCAGATTCATGAATAATCCGCGCGCGGCGAATTTTATCTGGAAGTGCAAAAACGGCAAATATCTTTATTGGTTTCACAATAACCGTTATGACGGCTACACCAACCGCAACCCGGTCTGGATTTCGGGCGCAATTGAGTATAAAGCCGAGGACGGCATGCGTCTCAAATTCTCTCAGCCCGAAATCTTGCTCTACGATGACGATATCCACTCGCTCATCAGTTATCCCGATCTGATCGAAGATGTTCCGCTTGAGGGCAAAAATGAGAGCGAATATTACGTCTCCGAGACCCAGAAATATTTCGCCCGCTTGCACGAAGTAAACAAATCGTTGATCGAAGGCCTCTGGGCGCAGTTCGAAGACGGCTGCCCGACTGATACCGGAATACCGGCCGAAAAGTCTCTGCCGCAGATTAAACCTTTATCCGAGCGGACACAATTTGTGAGCGGGTTCGGCACCCAAAACAATGAGGTCTCCTTTGCGCTCCGGTTTAATTTCAAAGTCCCCGAAAAAGACGAACTGCTTTTTTCGAACATGGATGAAAACGGCAGAGGCCTGAAAGCGGTTTATAACAGCGAAACGACCCGCATCGAATTCACGCTCGGCGACGGGCACTGCATCTCCCGCTTCGACAGCGAAAAGGGCATTTTAAAGCCGAATACTACCCACGATGCCGCAATCATCATCGACGGCGGCCCGCATGTGATTGAGTTTGTCATCGACGGCCAGCTTTGTACGGCCGAAGAGCGCATGTTCGGCTTCGGCAGATTTAATCCTTTCACGCAGGACGTTAACGGCAAACCGGAACTCGAAATCGGCAGTTCCGTCAAAAACCTCAAATTCTACGATGGCCTGCTGCGCGTCAGCGACATCGTCCGCCTTCAGAGTTAA